The Bernardetia litoralis DSM 6794 genome includes a window with the following:
- the mdh gene encoding malate dehydrogenase has protein sequence MTKVTVVGAGNVGATCADVLATREICQEVVLVDIKEGFAEGKALDIAQKAPVIGYDTRTVGVTGDYARTANSDVVVITSGLPRKPGMTRDDLIATNSKIVNEVTSKIIEHSPNAIIIIVSNPLDVMTYAAHLASKKDRRQVMGMAGILDTARYRAFLAEALDISPKEIQAILMGGHGDTMVPLPRYTTVAGIPVTELIDADKLDAIVERTKKGGGELVKLMGTSAWYAPGAAAAQMVEAIVKNQRRVFPVCVKLDGEYDIKDCYLGVPVILGKNGIEKIIELDLNDDEKAMLETSRSHVKEVMDTFDKMNAGA, from the coding sequence ATGACAAAAGTAACCGTAGTAGGCGCAGGAAATGTAGGCGCAACATGTGCAGACGTATTAGCAACTCGTGAAATATGTCAAGAAGTAGTTTTAGTAGATATCAAAGAAGGTTTTGCTGAGGGTAAAGCGTTGGATATTGCTCAAAAAGCTCCAGTTATCGGATATGACACTCGCACAGTAGGTGTTACTGGCGATTATGCTCGTACTGCAAATTCTGATGTTGTAGTTATTACTTCTGGTTTGCCTCGTAAACCAGGTATGACTCGTGATGATTTGATTGCTACAAACTCAAAAATTGTAAATGAAGTTACTTCAAAAATCATTGAGCATTCTCCAAATGCAATCATTATTATCGTTTCAAATCCTTTAGACGTAATGACGTATGCAGCGCATTTGGCTTCTAAAAAAGACCGTCGTCAAGTAATGGGAATGGCTGGTATCTTAGATACAGCTCGTTACCGTGCATTCTTGGCTGAGGCATTAGATATTTCTCCAAAAGAAATTCAAGCAATTTTGATGGGTGGACACGGTGATACAATGGTGCCACTTCCTCGTTATACAACAGTTGCTGGTATTCCTGTAACTGAGCTTATCGATGCAGACAAATTAGATGCAATCGTAGAGCGCACTAAAAAAGGTGGTGGAGAACTCGTTAAATTAATGGGAACTTCTGCTTGGTATGCACCAGGTGCTGCTGCTGCTCAAATGGTAGAAGCAATCGTTAAAAATCAACGTAGAGTATTCCCTGTTTGTGTAAAATTAGATGGCGAATATGACATCAAAGATTGTTACTTGGGAGTTCCTGTAATTTTGGGCAAAAACGGTATCGAAAAAATTATCGAACTTGACCTTAATGACGACGAAAAAGCAATGTTAGAAACTTCTCGTTCTCATGTAAAAGAAGTAATGGATACTTTTGACAAAATGAATGCAGGTGCATAA
- a CDS encoding ABC transporter ATP-binding protein — translation MIQAIDLTKKYGDFLALDNLTLSIKAGHIYCLLGANGAGKSTTINLFLGFTTPSTGKTLIDNIEIKPKENTTKSILAYIPENLMLYPLLTGIENLDYFSRLAKKEYSKQQLKEFLNQAGLSELAFDKRVETYSKGMRQKVGIAIALAKEAKALFLDEPTSGLDPRASNEFSEILLSLKEKGVAILMATHDIFRAKQVATYIGIMKEGKLVHQFENSQITLAQLEQTYLDTIKA, via the coding sequence ATGATACAAGCTATTGACCTTACCAAAAAATATGGAGATTTTTTAGCTCTTGATAATCTTACACTTTCTATCAAAGCAGGACATATTTATTGCCTTTTAGGAGCAAATGGAGCTGGAAAATCAACTACTATCAATCTGTTTTTAGGATTTACGACTCCTAGCACAGGCAAAACACTGATTGATAATATTGAAATTAAGCCAAAAGAAAACACCACTAAATCTATTTTGGCTTATATTCCAGAAAATTTAATGTTGTATCCTTTACTTACAGGAATTGAGAATTTAGATTATTTTAGTCGCTTGGCAAAAAAAGAGTATTCAAAGCAACAACTTAAAGAATTTTTAAATCAAGCAGGGCTTTCTGAGTTAGCTTTTGACAAACGAGTAGAAACGTATTCAAAAGGAATGCGTCAAAAAGTAGGAATTGCTATTGCATTAGCTAAGGAAGCAAAAGCCTTATTTCTTGATGAACCTACATCGGGGCTAGACCCACGAGCAAGTAACGAATTTTCTGAAATTTTACTTTCTCTAAAAGAAAAAGGAGTAGCTATACTTATGGCAACTCATGATATTTTTCGTGCTAAACAGGTTGCGACATATATCGGAATTATGAAAGAGGGAAAATTAGTTCATCAATTTGAAAATAGTCAGATTACACTTGCTCAATTAGAACAGACCTATTTAGATACTATCAAAGCATAA
- a CDS encoding ABC transporter permease, producing the protein MDIELIRYELKLLFRHKFLKLLFIGLGMLVLLGGYNGYSRVEKQLSIIEEVKQKQTNFYTQNLLLLDSIEKKLRPPSEGWYKNPASVLFVGAFREAGKYTILPPSSLAFFSTGQSDIYPYYTKVNIVSNNAAKDNQNFENPFALALGKFDLTFVCVFLLPLFIIAFSYNILSSEKEQGTLVLISSMPISTSKWLFLKISIRTFLFCLITFFWLGIAFISFSFDVFETFSEMIVLLFYILIYIFFWFGVAYGINYLDKNSATNALTLVGIWLFFVLILPSVANLLATVLYPVPSRTIYVIEQKEAEEQTEKQKDKILKDFYAKNPTHEKKKDVQNWKTRYTKRFAVDAYQQRLKSEIDSKFENYAASQREFALRFRWLSPSVLLHHNINKIAKTDTETYKNFQKDTQKFRKEWSDYFIKIFYEDRDLTTKDYENFPSYSKK; encoded by the coding sequence ATGGATATTGAATTAATTCGTTACGAACTAAAACTTTTATTTAGGCATAAATTTTTAAAATTGCTTTTTATTGGTTTGGGAATGTTGGTTCTTTTGGGTGGCTATAATGGTTATTCAAGAGTAGAAAAACAGCTTTCTATTATCGAAGAAGTAAAGCAAAAACAAACTAATTTTTATACTCAAAACTTACTGCTCTTAGATAGTATTGAAAAAAAATTGCGCCCTCCAAGTGAAGGTTGGTACAAAAATCCAGCAAGTGTTTTGTTTGTTGGTGCATTTAGAGAAGCAGGAAAATATACCATTTTGCCTCCTAGTTCATTAGCTTTTTTTAGTACAGGACAAAGTGATATTTATCCTTATTATACTAAAGTAAATATTGTGAGCAATAATGCAGCAAAAGACAATCAAAACTTTGAAAACCCTTTTGCTTTGGCTTTAGGAAAGTTTGATTTAACATTTGTTTGTGTTTTTTTACTTCCTCTTTTTATTATTGCGTTTTCGTATAATATTCTATCTTCTGAAAAAGAACAAGGTACTTTGGTACTTATTTCTTCGATGCCAATTTCTACCTCAAAATGGCTCTTTTTAAAAATAAGTATTCGGACATTTTTATTTTGTCTTATTACTTTTTTTTGGCTTGGTATAGCCTTTATTTCATTTAGTTTTGATGTTTTTGAAACTTTTTCTGAAATGATTGTGCTGCTTTTTTATATTTTGATATATATCTTTTTTTGGTTTGGAGTCGCCTATGGCATTAATTATTTGGATAAAAACTCAGCTACTAATGCACTTACTTTGGTAGGTATTTGGTTGTTTTTTGTTTTGATTTTGCCTAGTGTGGCTAATTTATTAGCAACAGTTTTATATCCCGTTCCTTCCAGAACAATTTATGTAATAGAACAAAAAGAAGCAGAAGAACAAACTGAAAAACAAAAAGATAAAATCTTGAAGGATTTTTATGCTAAAAATCCTACTCATGAGAAGAAAAAAGATGTGCAAAACTGGAAAACTAGATATACAAAACGTTTTGCTGTTGATGCGTATCAGCAAAGACTCAAAAGTGAAATTGATAGTAAGTTTGAAAATTATGCAGCCTCTCAAAGAGAATTTGCATTGCGTTTTAGGTGGCTTTCGCCTTCTGTGTTATTGCATCATAATATCAATAAAATTGCCAAAACAGATACTGAAACCTATAAAAACTTTCAAAAAGATACTCAAAAATTTAGGAAAGAATGGTCAGATTATTTTATAAAAATATTCTATGAAGATAGAGACCTTACAACGAAAGACTATGAAAATTTCCCTTCTTATTCTAAAAAATAG
- a CDS encoding ABC transporter permease, whose amino-acid sequence MILFDIARKETKEILREKRVWLLTSILLLLAIVSVAISLNYHHQLTAEYQEAESKARQQWENQSLKNPHSAAHGGTFIFKPTSALSFIDTGLDSYLGTSVFLEAHKQNDAEYKQIADQNDLGRFAQLTPSFILIYLFPLFIILIGFGVFTQEKERNTLRLILSQGTTFIDLALGKSFALWFVVLLFFIPLFLIGGILIFSFDTNTDILFRYFILGLNLILYYGIFIYATVMISAVSTSGNVSLVILMGFWISSALIIPKMISVVAQSIYPPPSALEYQAKLKEDLEKGIDGHNPFSASAQLFQDSVLKANNVDSIQKLPFNYSGLIMQAGEEHETIVYENAMQRLTDLYEEQLGLYQKTSFVSPTILMHLLSMRLCQTDLYANRDFTKQAENYRIDLVRQLNYDLKDNSAYGDWKYIPKDSTFFEKTVSFTYKPVLLQQNNQIWVLPMLLLLFWSLISATAMIWTSSKIKVER is encoded by the coding sequence ATGATACTTTTTGATATTGCTAGAAAGGAAACTAAAGAAATTTTGAGAGAAAAAAGAGTTTGGTTACTTACTAGTATCTTACTTTTGTTAGCTATTGTTTCAGTAGCAATTAGTTTGAATTATCATCATCAGCTTACAGCAGAATACCAAGAAGCTGAAAGCAAAGCTCGTCAGCAATGGGAAAATCAATCACTCAAAAATCCTCATTCAGCTGCACATGGAGGTACATTTATTTTCAAACCTACTTCGGCGCTTTCATTTATTGACACAGGATTAGACAGCTATTTAGGAACATCTGTTTTTTTGGAAGCACACAAACAAAATGATGCAGAATATAAACAAATAGCAGATCAAAATGATTTGGGGCGTTTTGCTCAACTTACTCCTTCTTTTATTTTGATTTATCTGTTTCCACTTTTTATTATTTTGATAGGATTTGGTGTTTTTACACAAGAAAAAGAACGAAATACATTACGTTTGATACTTAGTCAGGGAACTACTTTTATTGATTTGGCACTAGGAAAGTCATTTGCGCTATGGTTTGTGGTATTATTATTTTTTATTCCTCTTTTTTTAATAGGAGGGATTCTTATTTTTTCTTTTGATACAAATACAGATATTTTATTTAGATATTTTATTTTGGGTTTGAACCTAATTTTATACTACGGAATTTTTATTTATGCTACTGTTATGATTTCGGCTGTAAGTACTTCGGGTAATGTATCATTAGTTATTTTGATGGGTTTTTGGATAAGTTCTGCCTTGATTATTCCAAAAATGATTTCTGTTGTGGCACAGTCTATTTATCCACCTCCTTCAGCATTGGAATACCAAGCCAAATTAAAAGAAGATTTGGAGAAAGGTATTGACGGACATAATCCTTTTTCTGCTTCTGCTCAACTTTTTCAAGATAGTGTTTTGAAGGCAAATAATGTAGATAGTATTCAAAAACTTCCTTTTAATTATTCTGGATTAATAATGCAAGCAGGAGAAGAACATGAAACAATAGTATATGAAAATGCCATGCAAAGGCTCACTGATTTGTATGAAGAACAATTAGGTTTGTATCAAAAAACGTCTTTTGTTTCTCCTACTATTTTGATGCACTTGCTTTCAATGCGTCTTTGTCAGACAGATTTATATGCTAATAGAGATTTTACCAAACAAGCTGAAAATTATCGCATTGATTTAGTCCGACAGCTCAATTATGACCTCAAAGATAATTCTGCGTATGGGGATTGGAAGTATATCCCAAAAGACAGTACATTTTTCGAAAAGACTGTTTCTTTTACCTATAAGCCTGTATTATTACAGCAAAATAATCAAATTTGGGTCTTACCAATGTTGTTACTTTTATTTTGGAGTTTAATAAGTGCTACTGCGATGATTTGGACAAGTTCTAAAATAAAAGTAGAGAGGTAG
- a CDS encoding DUF1826 domain-containing protein, translating into MIPTIEKNSVYKSNTPSVFKELKNYSAVVWQHELSIFEKEEISQLINQPNFIKIDVKGDTESVLKYLQQHFNFPNLKEHVELLIHSFVSQIENDKLRLMLSIVDTDMCRKFHTDIIDYRLVCTYFGEGTLFVLPENEKLMETSDECIEQLEVGEAMLFKGALSSSKENPALLHKSPIISTKKESKRLFLRLDTLNFGLEI; encoded by the coding sequence ATGATTCCAACAATAGAAAAAAATAGTGTCTATAAATCAAATACTCCGTCCGTTTTTAAGGAACTCAAAAACTACAGTGCTGTTGTTTGGCAGCATGAGCTTTCCATTTTTGAAAAAGAAGAAATTAGCCAACTCATCAATCAACCTAATTTTATCAAAATTGATGTAAAAGGAGATACAGAAAGTGTTTTAAAGTATCTACAACAACATTTTAATTTTCCGAACTTAAAAGAACATGTAGAATTATTGATACATTCTTTTGTTAGTCAGATAGAAAACGACAAATTACGATTGATGTTATCAATTGTTGATACCGATATGTGTCGTAAATTTCATACTGATATTATTGATTATCGTTTGGTCTGTACGTATTTTGGCGAGGGAACGTTATTTGTTTTGCCAGAAAATGAGAAATTAATGGAAACATCAGATGAATGCATCGAACAACTTGAAGTAGGTGAAGCAATGCTTTTCAAAGGTGCTTTATCTTCTTCAAAAGAAAATCCTGCTTTGTTGCATAAATCACCTATTATTTCTACAAAAAAAGAATCCAAAAGACTTTTTCTACGATTAGACACTCTTAATTTTGGTTTGGAAATTTAA
- a CDS encoding GTP-binding protein — MKTINKKLPVTVLSGFLGAGKTTLLNHVLNNKEGLKVAVIVNDMSEVNVDARLVKDQNTLSRTEEKLVEMSNGCICCTLREDLMIEVERLANENRFDYLLIESTGISEPIPVAQTFTFKDEENNIDLSRFSRLDTMVTVVDGFNFWKDFGSKDTIYSRKLNDDNLDQRTIVNLLTEQVEFADVILLNKTDLITEEERQSLKQILQKLNSQAKIIESSFGKIELKNILNTHSFDFEKASQSAGWIAELENEHIPETEEYGISSFVFRNQKPFHPKRFWEYIAGQFHSTIVRSKGLFWLASRPKDAINWSQAGGSLKAEPAGVWWASMPYEQRIMHPSFLDYREEIESRWTKKFGDRQNEIVWIGQDMNKEIIQKELENCLCTDNEITAMENGFMFEDPFPNWQ; from the coding sequence TGAAAACTATCAATAAAAAACTTCCAGTAACTGTTTTGAGTGGATTTTTAGGAGCAGGAAAAACAACTTTACTTAATCATGTCTTGAATAATAAAGAAGGTTTGAAAGTAGCTGTTATTGTCAATGATATGAGTGAAGTAAATGTAGATGCAAGGCTTGTGAAAGACCAAAATACTTTGAGCCGAACCGAAGAGAAATTAGTTGAAATGTCGAATGGTTGTATTTGTTGTACTCTTCGTGAAGATTTGATGATAGAAGTGGAGCGTTTGGCAAATGAAAACCGTTTTGATTATCTGCTTATTGAGAGTACGGGAATTAGTGAGCCTATTCCTGTGGCACAAACATTTACATTTAAAGATGAGGAAAATAATATTGATTTGAGTCGTTTTTCTCGTTTGGATACGATGGTAACGGTAGTAGATGGTTTTAATTTTTGGAAAGATTTCGGAAGTAAAGACACTATTTATAGCCGTAAGCTCAATGATGATAATTTAGACCAACGAACTATCGTAAATCTACTGACTGAACAAGTGGAGTTTGCAGACGTAATTTTGCTCAACAAAACTGATTTGATAACAGAAGAAGAAAGGCAATCATTAAAACAAATCCTTCAAAAACTAAACTCACAAGCCAAAATAATTGAAAGTAGCTTTGGAAAAATAGAACTGAAAAATATTCTCAATACACATTCTTTTGACTTTGAAAAGGCTTCTCAATCAGCAGGTTGGATAGCTGAATTAGAAAATGAGCATATTCCAGAAACAGAAGAATATGGTATTTCGTCTTTTGTTTTTCGTAATCAAAAGCCTTTTCATCCAAAACGTTTTTGGGAATATATCGCTGGTCAGTTTCATTCTACGATTGTTCGAAGTAAAGGACTTTTTTGGTTGGCTTCCCGTCCGAAAGATGCCATAAATTGGTCGCAAGCAGGAGGAAGTTTGAAAGCTGAACCAGCTGGTGTTTGGTGGGCGAGTATGCCTTACGAACAACGAATTATGCACCCTTCTTTTTTAGATTATAGAGAAGAAATTGAAAGCCGATGGACAAAAAAATTTGGAGACAGACAAAATGAAATTGTATGGATTGGGCAAGATATGAACAAAGAAATCATACAAAAAGAATTGGAAAACTGTCTTTGTACTGATAATGAAATTACGGCAATGGAAAACGGATTTATGTTTGAAGACCCTTTTCCAAATTGGCAATAA